A stretch of the Solanum dulcamara chromosome 6, daSolDulc1.2, whole genome shotgun sequence genome encodes the following:
- the LOC129892795 gene encoding exopolygalacturonase-like, with the protein MTSNYCLEIVFIIGLVLVCTNAEGKIFNVLSYGAKADGVTDDSKAFSNTWTDACKWNGKATLLIPLGVYKVHATNFSGPCKEFALTFQIKGIIKAPSHPTLNCNMSWISFQYMNGLEIGGGGTLDGQGPSAWGKHHCKNLPLTLGFSFINNAVVRDIHSINSKHVHFKVFSCNNMTFSHVNITAPGNSPNTDGIHIALSTNIHVLDSNIGTGDDCIAIITGSKNINISGVTCGPGHGISIGSLGSSPNEVVKDIHVKNCTLIATQNGVRIKTWGSSDVGNVTHITFEDIVMKRVWNPMIIDQHYCPNHNCSSQESSVQIKNVTFKNIRGTSSSRAAVTLYCSASFPCKEIILNDINLVYHGPHEPAIASCTHAKGKATGKELPPSCLTKSLNS; encoded by the exons aTGACTTCAAATTATTGTTTAGAAATAGTTTTTATTATCGGCCTTGTTCTTGTATGCACTAATGCTGAGGGAAAGATCTTCAATGTCCTTTCCTATGGTGCTAAAGCAGATGGAGTGACAGATGATAGTAAG GCATTTTCGAATACTTGGACGGATGCATGCAAATGGAATGGAAAAGCCACATTGTTGATACCTTTAGGAGTATACAAGGTACATGCTACAAATTTTAGTGGACCATGCAAAGAATTCGCCTTGACCTTCCAAATCAAAGGAATTATTAAAGCTCCATCACACCCTACACTAAACTGCAATATGTCTTGGATTTCTTTTCAATATATGAATGGATTAGAAATTGGAGGAGGCGGAACGTTAGATGGACAAGGACCTTCTGCTTGGGGAAAGCATCACTGCAAAAATCTTCCTTTA ACACTAGGATTCTCTTTTATCAACAATGCGGTTGTGCGTGACATACATTCAATCAATAGCAAGCATGTACATTTCAAGGTCTTTTCTTGCAATAACATGACATTTAGTCATGTTAACATAACGGCACCAGGCAACAGCCCTAACACGGATGGCATTCACATTGCCCTGTCCACCAACATTCATGTCTTGGATTCCAACATTGGCACCGGAGATGATTGTATAGCTATAATCACAGGAAGCAAAAATATCAACATTTCAGGAGTCACTTGTGGCCCTGGCCATGGAATAAGCATTGGTAGCTTAGGAAGTTCACCAAATGAAGTTGTTAAGGACATACATGTCAAAAATTGCACTCTCATTGCTACTCAAAATGGAGTGAGGATTAAAACTTGGGGATCATCGGATGTTGGTAACGTTACCCATATAACTTTTGAAGATATTGTCATGAAAAGAGTTTGGAATCCTATGATTATTGACCAGCACTATTGCCCGAATCATAATTGCAGCAGTCAG GAAAGTTCAGTACAAATCAAGAACGTGACATTCAAAAACATAAGGGGAACTTCAAGTTCACGGGCAGCAGTTACTTTATATTGCAGTGCATCATTTCCTTGTAAAGAAATCATCCTTAATGATATCAACTTAGTCTACCATGGCCCTCATGAACCTGCGATTGCATCCTGCACTCACGCCAAAGGGAAAGCCACCGGCAAGGAGTTGCCTCCAAGTTGTTTAACGAAATCTCTCAATTCATGA